The Schistocerca americana isolate TAMUIC-IGC-003095 unplaced genomic scaffold, iqSchAmer2.1 HiC_scaffold_240, whole genome shotgun sequence genome contains a region encoding:
- the LOC124575385 gene encoding endochitinase A1-like, producing MLSSRAVLSLRALLSSRALLSSRALLSSRPLLFSQVVQSSQVLLPSQVQLSSQVELPSQVELPSYVELSSKVELSSQVELSSQVMLSSQAVLSSQAVLSSQPVLSTQAVLSPQPVLSSQAVLSSQAVLSSCVSSQAVLSSQAVPSSQAVPSSQAEPSSQAVLSSQAVLSSQAMLSSQAVLSSQAVLSSQAVLSSQAVLSSQPVLSTQAVLSPQPVLSSQAVLSSQAVLSSCVSSQAVLSSQAVLSSQAVLSSQAALSSQAVLSSQAVLSSQAVLSSHTVLSSRAVLSSQAVLSSQAVLSSQAVLSSQGVLPSQPVLSSQAVLSSQAVLSSQDVLSSQAVLSSQAVLSSEAVLSSQAVLSSLALLSSQVVLSSEVVLSFKVELSSSVGLSSQVELSSQVELSSQVELFSHIELSSQAVLSSQAVLSLQALLSSKVVLSSQVVVSSQVEQSC from the exons atgctgtcctcgcgagccgtgctgtccttgcgagctttgctgtcctcgcgagctttgctgtcctcgcgagctttgctgtcctcgcgacctttgctgttctcgcaagttgtgcagtcctcgcaagttctgctgccctctcaagttcagctgtcctcacaagttgagctgccctctcaagttgagctgccctcttatgttgagctgtcctccaaagttgagctgtcctctcaagttgagctgtcctctcaagtaatgctgtcctcgcaagccgtgctgtcctcgcaagctgtgctgtcctcgcaacctgtgctgtccacgcaagctgtgctgtccccgcaacctgtgttgtcctcgcaagctgtgctgtcctcgcaagctgtgctgtcctc ctgtgtatcctcgcaagctgtgctgtcctcgcaagctgtgccgtcctcgcaagctgtgccgtcctcgcaagctgagccatcctcacaagctgtgctgtcctcgcaagctgtcctgtcctcgcaagctatgctgtcctcgcaagctgtgctgtcttcgcaagctgtgctgtcctcgcaagccgtgctgtcctcgcaagctgtgctgtcctcgcaacctgtgctgtccacgcaagctgtgctgtccccgcaacctgtgttgtcctcgcaagctgtgctgtcctcgcaagctgtgctgtcctc ctgtgtatcctcgcaagctgtgctgtcctcgcaagctgtgctgtcctcgcaagctgtgctgtcctcgcaagctgcgctgtcctcgcaagctgtactgtcctcgcaagctgtgctgtcatcgcaagccgtgctgtcctcgcataccgtgctgtcctcgcgagccgtgctgtcctcgcaagccgtgctatcctcgcaagccgtgctgtcctcgcaagctgtgctctcctcgcaaggtgtgctgccctcgcaacctgtgctgtcctcgcaagccgtgctgtcctcgcaagccgtgctgtcctcgcaagacgtgctgtcctcgcaagccgtgctgtcctcgcaagccgtgctgtcgtcggaagccgtgctgtcctcgcaagccgtactgtcatcgctagctttgctgtcctcgcaagttgtgctgtcctcggaagttgtactgtcctttaaagttgagctgtcctcttcagttggactgtcctctcaagttgagctgtcctctcaagttgagctgtcctctcaagttgagttgttctctcatattgagctgtcctcgcaagccgtgctgtcctcgcaagctgtgctgtccttgcaagctttgctgtcctcgaaagttgtgctttcctctcaagtagtggtgtcctcgcaagttgagcagtcctgttaa
- the LOC124575386 gene encoding uncharacterized protein LOC124575386 has product MLSSQAVLSSQAVLSSQDVLSSQPVLSTQAVLSPQPVLSSQAVLSSQAVLSVPSSQAVLSSQAVLSSQAVLSSQAVLSSLAVLSSQAVLSSQAALSSQAVLSSQAVLSSQALLSSQAVLSSPAVLSSQALLSSHVVLSSQVVLSSQVGLSSQVELPSQVGLPTQVELSSHVVLSSQVVLSSQVELSSQVELSSQVELSSQVELSSQVELSSRVELTSQVELSSLVELSSQVELSSQVELSYHVELSSLVELSSLVELSSQVELSSQVELSSQVELSSQVELPSYVELSSKVELSSHVELSSQVELSSQAVLSSQVVLSSQPVLSSKAVLSSQFVLSSQAVLSSQAVLSSRSVLSLRLLLSSQALLSSRALLSSRPLLSSQVVQSSQVVLPSQVQLSSQVELPSQVELPSQVELPSQVELPSYVELSSKVELSSQVELSSQVMLSSQAVLSSQAVLSSQAVLSSQAVLCSQAVLSLQAVLSSEAVLSTQALLSSQAVLSSQALLSSQALLSSQAFLSS; this is encoded by the exons atgctgtcctcgcaagctgtgctgtcctcgcaagctgtgctgtcctcgcaggacgtgctgtcctcgcaacctgtgctgtccacgcaagctgtgctgtccccgcaacctgtgttgtcctcgcaagctgtgctgtcctcgcaagctgtgctgt ctgtgccgtcctcgcaagctgtgctgtcctcgcaagctgtgctgtcctcgcaagctgtgctgtcctcgcaagctgtgctgtcctcgttagctgtgctgtcctcgcaagctgtgctgtcctcgcaagctgcgctgtcctcgcaagctgtactgtcctcgcaagctgtgctgtcatcgcaagccttgctgtcctcgcaagccgtgctttcctcgccagccgtgctgtcttcgcaagctttgctgtcttcgcatgttgtgctttcctctcaagtagtgctgtcctctcaagttgggctgtcctctcaagttgagctgccctctcaagttgggctgcccactcaagttgagctgtcctctcacgttgtgctgtcctctcaggttgtgctgtcctctcaagttgagctgtcctctcaagttgagctgtcctctcaagttgagctgtcctctcaagttgagctgtcctctcaagttgagctgtcctctagagttgagctgacctctcaagttgagctgtcctctctagttgagctgtcctctcaagttgagctgtcctctcaagttgagctgtcctatcatgttgagctgtcctctctagttgagctgtcatctctagttgagctgtcctctcaagttgagctgtcctctcaagttgagctgtcctctcaagttgagctgtcctctcaagttgagctgccctcttatgttgagctgtcctccaaagttgagctgtcctctcatgttgagctgtcctctcaagttgagctgtcctcgcaagccgtgctgtcctcgcaagttgtgctgtcatcgcaacctgtgctgtcctcgaaagctgtgctgtcctcccaatttgtgctgtcctcgcaagctgtgctctcctcgcaagctgtgctgtcctcgcgatccgtgctgtccttgcgacttttgctgtcctcgcaagctttgctgtcctcgcgagctttgctgtcctcgcgacctttgctgtcctcgcaagttgtgcagtcctcgcaagttgtgctgccctctcaagttcagctgtcctcacaagttgagctgccctctcaagttgagctgccctctcaagttgagctgccctctcaagttgagctgccctcttatgttgagctgtcctccaaagttgagctgtcctctcaagttgagctgtcctctcaagtaatgctgtcctcgcaagctgtgctgtcctcgcaagctgtgctgtcctcgcaagctgtgctgtcctcgcaagctgtgctgtgctcgcaagccgtgctgtccttgcaagccgtgctgtcctcggaagccgtgctgtccacgcaagccttgctgtcctcgcaagccgtgctgtcctcacaagctttgctgtcctcacaagctttgctgtcctcacaagctttcctgtcctcgtaa
- the LOC124575387 gene encoding prestalk protein-like codes for MACEDSTACEDSTACEDSTACEDSTAREDSTVCEDSTACDDSTACEDSTACEDSAACEDSTACEDSTACEDSTACEDGTACEDGTAYKDGTACEDSTACEDSTAREDNTGCGDSTACVDSTGCEDSTACEDSTACEDSTACEDSTACEDSIACEDRTACEDSTACEDGSACEDGTACEDGTACKDITACENSST; via the coding sequence atggcttgcgaggacagcacggcttgcgaggacagcacggcttgcgaggacagcacggcttgcgaggacagcacggctcgcgaggacagcacggtatgcgaggacagcacggcttgcgatgacagcacagcttgcgaggacagtacagcttgcgaggacagcgcagcttgcgaggacagcacagcttgcgaggacagcacagcttgcgaggacagcacagcttgcgaggacggcacagcttgcgaggatggcacagcttacaaagacggcacagcttgcgaggacagcacagcttgcgaggacagcacagctcgcgaggacaacacaggttgcggggacagcacagcttgcgtggacagcacaggttgcgaggacagcacagcttgcgaggacagcacggcttgcgaggacagcacagcttgcgaagacagcacagcttgcgaggacagcatagcttgcgaggacaggacagcttgcgaggacagcacagcttgtgaggatggctcagcttgcgaggacggcacagcttgcgaggacggcacagcttgcaaggacatcacagcttgcgagaacagctcaacttga
- the LOC124575383 gene encoding calponin homology domain-containing protein DDB_G0272472-like, translated as MAQLARTAQLARTAQLARTSQLARTAQLERTAQLDRTAQLERTAQLQRTAKLERTAQLERAAQLQRAAQLERAAQLERAAQLERAAQIECTAQLERKSQPERTPQPERTAELERTAQLTRTGKLARTAKLVRTAKLVRTARLARTARLAWTARLPRTARLARTARLARTAQLARTAQLARTEQLARTAQLARTALLERTAQLERTAQLWRTAQHKRAAQLERAAQLERAAQLERAAQLVRTAELERAAQLARTAQLARTAKVARTAKLARTAKLARTAKVARTARLARTAQLARTAQLERTAQLERTAQLWRTAQHKRAAQLERTAQLERTAQLERTAQLERTAQLEMTAQLERTAQHDRTAQLERTAQLERTAQLERTAQLERSAQLERTAQLERTAQLERTAQLERTAQLERTAQLEMTAQLERTAQHDRTAQLERTAQLERTAQLERTAQLERSAQLERTAQLERTAQIERTAQPERTAQRERTAQLEWAAQLERTAQLERTAQLERTALLERKAQHVKTAKLAKAARLARKSRLARTARLAMTAQLARTVQLARTAQLARTAQLARTAQLTRTAQLARTAQLARTAQLARTAQLARTAQLARTAQLTKTAQLASTAQLARTAQLARTTQVAGTAQLAWTAQVARTAQLARTAQLARTAQLARTA; from the coding sequence atggctcagcttgcgaggacggcacagcttgcgaggacggcacagcttgcaaggacatcacagcttgcgaggacagctcaacttgagaggacagctcaacttgacaggacagctcaacttgagaggacagctcaacttcagaggacagcaaaacttgagaggactgctcaacttgagagggctgctcagcttcagagggcagctcaacttgagagggcagctcaacttgagagggcagctcaacttgagagggcagctcaaattgagtgtacagctcaacttgagaggaaatctcaacctgagaggacacctcaacctgagaggacagctgaacttgagaggacagcacaacttacgaggacaggaaagcttgcgaggacagcaaagcttgtgaggacagcaaagcttgtgaggacagcacggcttgcgaggacagcaaggcttgcgtggacagcacggcttccgaggacagcacggcttgcaaggacagcacggcttgcgaggacagcacagcttgcgaggacagcacagcttgcgaggacagaacagcttgcgaggacagcacagcttgcgaggacagcattacttgagaggacagctcaacttgagaggacagctcaactttggaggacagctcaacataagagggcagctcaacttgagagggcagctcaacttgagagggcagctcaacttgagagggcagctcaacttgtgaggacagctgaacttgagagggcagcacaacttgcgaggactgcacaacttgcgagaacagcaaaggtcgcgaggacagcaaagctcgcgaggacagcaaagcttgcgaggacagcaaaagtcgcaaggacagcacggctcgcgaggacagcacagcttgcgaggacagctcaacttgagaggacagctcaacttgagaggacagctcaactttggaggacagctcaacataagagggcagctcaacttgagaggacagctcaacttgagaggacagctcaacttgagaggacagctcaacttgagaggacagctcaactagagatgactgctcaactagagaggacagctcaacatgataggacagctcaacttgagaggacagctcaacttgagaggacagctcaactagagaggacagctcaacttgagaggtcagctcaacttgagaggacagctcaacttgagaggacagctcaacttgagaggacagctcaacttgagaggacagctcaacttgagaggacagctcaactagagatgacagctcaactagagaggacagctcaacatgataggacagctcaacttgagaggacagctcaacttgagaggacagctcaactagagaggacagctcaacttgagaggtcagctcaacttgagaggacagctcaacttgagaggacagctcaaattgagaggacagcccaacctgagaggacagcacaacgtgagaggacagctcaacttgagtgggcagctcaacttgagaggacagctcaacttgagaggacagcccaacttgagaggacagcactacttgagaggaaagcacaacatgtgaagacagcaaagcttgcgaaggcagcacggctggcgaggaaatcacggcttgcgaggacagcaaggcttgcgatgacagcacagcttgcgaggacagtacagcttgcgaggacagcgcagcttgcgaggacagcacagcttgcgaggacagcacagctaacgaggacagcacagcttgcgaggacagcacagcttgcgaggacagcacagcttgcgaggacagcacagcttgcgaggacggcacagcttgcgaggacggcacagcttacaaagacggcacagcttgcgagcacagcacagcttgcgaggacagcacagcttgcgaggacaacacaggttgcggggacagcacagcttgcgtggacagcacaggttgcgaggacagcacagcttgcgaggacagcacagcttgcgaggacagcacagcttgcgaggacagcatag
- the LOC124575381 gene encoding prestalk protein-like, with the protein MACEDSTACEDSTACEDSTACEDSTAREDSTVCEDSTACDDSTACEDSTACEDSAACEDSTACEDSTACEDSTACEDGTACEDGTAYKDGTACEDSTACEDSTAREDNTGCGDSTACVDSTGCEDSTACEDSTACEDSTACEDSTACEDSIACEDKTACEDSTACEDGSACEDGTACEDGTACKDITACENSST; encoded by the coding sequence atggcttgcgaggacagcacggcttgcgaggacagcacggcttgcgaggacagcacggcttgcgaggacagcacggctcgcgaggacagcacggtatgcgaggacagcacggcttgcgatgacagcacagcttgcgaggacagtacagcttgcgaggacagcgcagcttgcgaggacagcacagcttgcgaggacagcacagcttgcgaggacagcacagcttgcgaggacggcacagcttgcgaggacggcacagcttacaaagacggcacagcttgcgaggacagcacagcttgcgaggacagcacagctcgcgaggacaacacaggttgcggggacagcacagcttgcgtggacagcacaggttgcgaggacagcacagcttgcgaggacagcacggcttgcgaggacagcacagcttgcgaagacagcacagcttgcgaggacagcatagcttgcgaggacaagacagcttgcgaggacagcacagcttgtgaggatggctcagcttgcgaggacggcacagcttgcgaggacggcacagcttgcaaggacatcacagcttgcgagaacagctcaacttga
- the LOC124575382 gene encoding plectin-like yields MACEDSMACEDSTACEDSTAREDSTVCEDSTACDDSTACEDSTACEDSAACEDSTACEDSTACEDSTACEDGTACEDGTAYKDGTACEDNTGCGDSTACVDSTGCEDSTACEDSTACEDSTACEDSTACEDSIACEDRTACEDSTACEDGSACKDGTACEDGTACKDITASQLERTAQLQRTAKLERTAQLERAAQLQRAAQLERAAQLERAAQLERAAQIECTAQLERISQPERTPQPERTAELERTAQLTRTGKLARTAKLVRTAKLVRTARLARTARLAWTARLPRTARLARTARLARTAQLARTAQPARTAQLARTAQLARTALLERTAQLERTAQLWRTAQHKRAAQLERAAQLERAAQLERAAQLVRTAELERAAQLARTAQLARTAKVARTAKLARTAKLARTAKVARTARLARTAQLARRAQLARTAQIVGTAQLSRTAQLAMTAQLARTARLARTAQLERTAQLERTAQLWRTAQHKRAAQLERTAQLERTAQLERTAQLERTAQLEMTAQLERTAQHDRTAQLERTAQLERTAQLERTAQLERSAQLERTAQLERTAQLERTAQLERTAQLERTAQLERTAQPERTAQRERTAQLEWAAQLERTAQLERTAQLERTALLERKAQHAKTAKLAKTARLARKARLARTARLAMTAQLARTVQLARTAQLARTAQLARTAQLTRTAELARTAQLARTAQLARTAQLARTAQLARTAQLTKTAQLASTAQLARTAQLARTTQVAGTAQLAWTAQVARTAQLARTAQLARTAQVARTA; encoded by the exons atggcttgcgaggacagcatggcttgcgaggacagcacggcttgcgaggacagcacggctcgcgaggacagcacggtatgcgaggacagcacggcttgcgatgacagcacagcttgcgaggacagtacagcttgcgaggacagcgcagcttgcgaggacagcacagcttgcgaggacagcacagcttgcgaggacagcacagcttgcgaggacggcacagcttgcgaggacggcacagcttacaaagacggcacagcttgcgaggacaacacaggttgcggggacagcacagcttgcgtggacagcacaggttgcgaggacagcacagcttgcgaggacagcacggcttgcgaggacagcacagcttgcgaagacagcacagcttgcgaggacagcatagcttgcgaggacaggacagcttgcgaggacagcacagcttgtgaggatggctcagcttgcaaggacggcacagcttgcgaggacggcacagcttgcaaggacatcacagctt ctcaacttgagaggacagctcaacttcagaggacagcaaaacttgagaggactgctcaacttgagagggctgctcagcttcagagggcagctcaacttgagagggcagctcaacttgagagggcagctcaacttgagagggcagctcaaattgagtgtacagctcaacttgagaggatatctcaacctgagaggacacctcaacctgagaggacagctgaacttgagaggacagcacaacttacgaggacaggaaagcttgcgaggacagcaaagcttgtgaggacagcaaagcttgtgaggacagcacggcttgcgaggacagcaaggcttgcgtggacagcacggcttccgaggacagcacggcttgcaaggacagcacggcttgcgaggacagcacagcttgcgaggacagcacagcctgcgaggacagcacagcttgcgaggacagcacagcttgcgaggacagcattacttgagaggacagctcaacttgagaggacagctcaactttggaggacagctcaacataagagggcagctcaacttgagagggcagctcaacttgagagggcagctcaacttgagagggcagctcaacttgtgaggacagctgaacttgagagggcagcacaacttgcgaggactgcacaacttgcgagaacagcaaaggtcgcgaggacagcaaagctcgcgaggacagcaaagcttgcgaggacagcaaaagtcgcaaggacagcacggctcgcgaggacagcacagcttgcgaggagagcacagcttgcgaggacagcacaaattgtggggacagcacagctttcgaggacagcacagcttgcgatgacagcacaacttgcgaggacagcacggcttgcgaggacagctcaacttgagaggacagctcaacttgagaggacagctcaactttggaggacagctcaacataagagggcagctcaacttgagaggacagctcaacttgagaggacagctcaacttgagaggacagctcaacttgagaggacagctcaactagagatgacagctcaactagagaggacagctcaacatgataggacagctcaacttgagaggacagctcaacttgagaggacagctcaactagagaggacagctcaacttgagaggtcagctcaacttgagaggacagctcaacttgagaggacagctcaacttgagaggacagctcaacttgagaggacagctcaacttgagaggacagctcaacttgagaggacagcacaacctgagaggacagcacaacgtgagaggacagctcaacttgagtgggcagctcaacttgagaggacagctcaacttgagaggacagcccaacttgagaggacagcactacttgagaggaaagcacaacatgcgaagacagcaaagcttgcgaagacagcacggctggcgaggaaagcacggcttgcgaggacagcaaggcttgcgatgacagcacagcttgcgaggacagtacagcttgcgaggacagcgcagcttgcgaggacagcacagcttgcgaggacagcacagctaacgaggacagcagagcttgcgaggacagcacagcttgcgaggacagcacagcttgcgaggacagcacagcttgcgaggacggcacagcttgcgaggacggcacagcttacaaagacggcacagcttgccagcacagcacagcttgcgaggacagcacagcttgcgaggacaacacaggttgcggggacagcacagcttgcgtggacagcacaggttgcgaggacagcacagcttgcgaggacagcacagcttgcgaggacagcacaggttgcgaggacagcatag